gccatggccttgcCGTATACATTACCTGATGTCTGTTCCTTGCAGGAGCCAATTGGATGGGCGGATACGACAGCAGGGTATTTCTTGTTGTCATTGAAGTTCGGTGGAAGGTGGATGTTGGCGGCGATTGCCCAGGCCACGCCAGGGATGGAAACGGTCTTGACGGTCACGGACATTGTGGGTTGGTTTATTCAATTAAGGATGTGCAATATGTATTCAACCGAGCAGAAAGGCCAGCTTTTAAGGACCAACGTGGGCAGCTTGTGGACGTCATTCCTTTGTGATGACCCTTAACTCCGTCAGAGAATCCCGAAAAGTTTCGGACATCCATAACACACAGACGCAACAGCACAAGAATTAAGCAGTTTTTCATATTGCGGCAAGGTGGCCGAGTGGTTAAGGCGCTGGTTTTAGGATTATTCCACCAGTGGGAAACCGCGCGAGTTCGAatctcgtccttgtcatgctcttttttgcttttatttttcttcgttttttttttattatgCTTCTCTTATTATTTTGTTGGATTTACGTAGTTGCCATCACTACATATTATATGCTGTTCTGTGCTTCACTGATGAGGAACATGCTTCGCTCAGTCGTGGGTAATTCAACTCCGTCTGGTCGGGCCTCTTCTtacatatatatttatatatatatttacatGGTAAACAGTTGTATTACAGCAGGAAGACATGAATTCTAACGCCAGGAGTAGTGTGAACTGAGAAGGAGTGAGAGGGTTTGCCAGATCCAATATAAACGATATTAAACAGTAGAAccttccatcttcccccATCCTTTGATTGTTGCCCAGAGCCATACTATGTCGAGACCGTATGTCGCCACGTCGAGCGCAACGATCAATGCAAAATAGCGATAGTACATATCCCAGCAAACAGCTTTCGCCAAATATTTGACTACTGGAATGAAAACAAAATGTGGAGATGCTGTTTTCCGTAACTCCAAATCTAGATGAATTGAGGCTCGCTATCCTAATGAACGAATATCTAGGGCTTTGTATAGCTTCCGGATAGCTTCATAAAGTCCTAAAGCGGCAGTGATTCTTCAATCCTTGGCGATAGAATTGAAAGAATAATTGAAGCAATAATTGGTGGGGTCAATAATTGACCCGCGATGTTGATTAGTAGGTATAACTCATTACACATCCAGAGCAAGAAACTTCACATTAGGGCAGTATCCGATGCAGTCAATGAATTACAAACTCTCAATGGAAAGAAGCCATCCCTATCGATAAGAACAGACTGGAATGAGGACATCCCGAAAGCCGCAGGGGCTGCTGATTTCATAAAAAGATCGAACGTCTGCGgatctggcgctggcgtcCTTGCATGGAAGGGCTCGTAGCCGCTACGCAGGGCCTCTCGACCCACAGGCAGAGAGTCTGATTTGGGTAAGATTGCCAGTGTAATCCCATCGATTGTCGTAGGTAATCGGCTCTCCTTCGGTGCCCACTTCAAGATATGGGAATGTCTTGTCTCCGTTGAACAGCACAGGTGAAATTGGCCAATTCCCAGTGAGATTTGGACCTTTTTAGACGTGTTCTCAGCCAATTCGCGAATAGCAACGTTCAATAAATGTCTACCTGGGTATTTGGGACCATCGAGGCGGTTTTTGAAGGTGTGGCTGCATGGAATGCCTTGCGTGATGCAGATGTTTAATGTCCGTAGATACTAGATTACTCAATGGTCAATGTTGGTCAGTGCAGTACATTCACAAGGCCTCCGACTCTCGTCGATATCCACATCAGTGCATGAATAGGACCCTTACATCTCTCATGTTTATCTTGCGTCTCGGCCTGTTTGGCCGTGAAGCTGGTGGAGAACGCTGACGCGTGAGGCGTGCGAGGAATGTAACCAGACTCTCAGCCGCCCTTGTATAATCCcattcctttttttttcttctttttttctcgaGTATACTCTGTTAAATGTTAGAATGGCGACTACCACAACAGAGGTCCATTCCCTCAAGAACGAGCCCCAGGGCCCGCAGAATGAACCCCCGCCTACAACAATACAAACCCAGCCGGTTGAGGCTCTCGACACGAACTCTCTAGCAGAGCCAAACTACCCAACGGGCACTAAATTCTGGTTCACGATCATTGCATTAGCGGTGGTGATCACGCTCGGGGGTCTAGACACCAACATTGTCGCTACGGCGGTGCCCAGTATCACGAACGACTTCCACACTGTCGCCGATGTGGGCTGGTACGCATCAGCATTTCGGCTCTGCTCTTGTGCGTTCCAGTTCGTGTTCGCCAAGATGTATAAGCTCTTCTCGATCAAGATTATATTCTTGCTGAGCAATGTTATTTTTCTGGTTGGGTCGCTGCTCTGTGCTACCGCTGCCTCGTCGTTGATGCTCATTGTAGGCAGGGCAGTGACCGGCCTCGGCTTCTCGGGGGAGTTGGCTGGCTGTTTTGCGGTTCTGCTGCATATCCTGCCACTTGAGAGGCGCCCGGTGTTTATTGGCTTGATGGCGTCTGTCGACTTGGTTGCAGCTATGGCAGCGCCGGTCGTGGGTGGTGCCTTGACGCAGTCtttggggtggaggtggtgttTCTGGTACGCTTTCAAGATACAAATAACCCGGTTTGGAGTTGATATTGACTTCTATAGGAtcaacctccccatcggTGCTCTGTCTCTAaccgccatcttcttcctcttctcagACCCAAGAACCCGCCGGGACGACGGCCTCACGGTGGGCCAGAAGATCAGAGAACTGGACCTGATCAGCAACTGCCTGTTCATACCATCGCTAACAgcgctcttcatcgccctgtCCTGGGCGGGCACAAAGTACCCCTGGTCAGATGGGAAGGTGATTGCACTATTCGTCGTGTTTGGTATTCTACTCGCCGCATTCGTCTTCAATCAATATCGACGCGGAGACTCAGCAGTGCTTCCTTTCCGTATCGTCAAAAACCGCAATGTCATCGCCGGCTTCATCTACACGGCCTGCACAAATTCCATGACCATGGTCCTCGACTGGTATCTGCCAACGTACTACCAGCTCGTTCTATCTAAGGTATTCAAACTGTCCCTAACTCATCACTGCAAGCGTACTAAGACTTCTCTAGACTACAGGAGAAAGCGGCTACCTGATGATCCCCCTCCTCGTTGGGGTTATGCTAGGACTCATGCTCCAAGGCATCGGCACCACCACACTGGGATATTACTCCCCCTTTATGATCCTCGGCTCGATATGCATGCCCATCGCCGCGGGTCTGATGACCACATACAGCCTCCACGTCTCCCTAGCCCAGATTATCCTCTACTCCTTGTTCGCGGGCTTCAGCGGCGGCATTGGCCTTCAGGGTCCGCAGGCCGCTGTGCAGACGACAGTGAATGCGGCAGATGTGAACCTTGCGATTGGGGTGATTTTGTTCTCGCAGAGTTTGGGCCCGGCTGTTTTTCTTGCCGTTGCGCAGGTGATATTTACGAACCTGCTGGCGGGGAGTTTGAAGAGTATTGTGCCGGGATTGACGCCGAAGCAGATTGAAGAGCTGGGCCTTGGGGATATTAAGGATTTGGCTCCACCGCATAGGCTGGATGAAACGTTGGGTGCTATGGATAGCAGCCTGACCAGGACTTGGTATCTTTCTGTTGCGTTGGGGTGTACGACGATTGTGGGCAGTCTCTTGGTTGAATGGCGTTcggtgaagaggaagacgtcATGATGTTCAAGCATATTGAAGATACttttttaaatctataatttattgTCCGATAGGCATCCCTTTAACAATGCACGGCGAGTTATGCCATCGCGCCATTCACCCTCAGAACCTGCCCCGACACCCAGTTACTGTCCTTCCCACAAAGAAAGTAAACCGCATTCGCAATCTCATCTGGCTCTCCAATACGACCAAACGGGCTATTCCCAGCAACGGCCTTCAACACCTGATCCGACTTGccctcgaggaagagccCGGTGGTGGTTGGGCCGGGGGCGATGCAGTTCACTAGGATCCCATTCCGGGCCAGATCCTTGGCCATAATTCGCGACATTTGCTCGACGGCGCCTTTGGCTGAGCCGTAGAGGAGATAAGGAGGGGCGATGTTGGACAGGCCGATGACGCTTGttgagacgaagacgatgcgCCCGCCTGACGGGATGTGCTTTGCTGCTTTCTGCGAGGGTCGGTTACTACGGACGACAGTTCAATTGGGAGAGAGTAAGTAAGTACCTGTGCAAGGAAGTATGGTCCCTTGACTGTGATGTTGTAGACGCGGTCAAAGTCCTCCTCGGTGGTATGTTCCAGGTCGCGCATGGGCATGATGCCGGCATTGGGGATGAGGACATCGATCTTGCCGAACTTGGTGACGGCGGCGTCAACGAGGCGGTCGAGGTCTGGAAGCTTGGAAGCGTCGGCTTGGACAGCGAGAGCTCGGTCTTGGCCAATTTCCTGGACGAGTTCGTTGGCGGAGGGGGCGTCGGTGTTGTAGTTCAGCACGACGCTGGCGCCTTCGCTGGCGAGACGCTGGGCGATGGCTTTGCCGATGCCTTTGGaggcgccggtgatgaggacgactTTTCCAGAGAGAGACATTGTGATCGAAGATGGACTGGCTTGTGAGAGTGGGCGTGGTTGGGGGCTCTTATAGAGACTCGGGCTTAAGTCGGACTCCGGCCGGAGTACGCGGCGATGACTTTCCATTTACTGTCTATCTGAGGCTGAGCTTACGGAGACTAATCAGGTTTGGAACAAACGGATCGACCGTTagtgaaagaaagaaactcTGAGTCTGGAGTCTTGACATCATCCACGTTAGGGCCGTATGCCATCTCCGGCCGCACTGTCTATATTCTTCGTCTCATTCCACCACTAGATAAATACTCGTATTTACAATGGTCATAGATAAATACTCATTACAAACAATGATCCGGATTCCCCTCTGGATTCCCCCACCAAGTCGGAAACGGCCTTTCGGTGCCACTAGCCCCCAGCACCGCAAACGACAGCACAAAGATAATAAGCTGTGACCCCCCGTCCAGCGCCGCCCCGATCAGATAGTTATACTCGTTATAGATCCGGGGCATGCGCTGCCGCAGCCAGAACTGCGAGAACACACCCACCGCAATAGCAGACCATACCCACGCCGTGTTGCCAAAGTACCGGTCCCCGGCGAACGAGGCCACGATTGCCGTGTTGAGGGGCCAGTTCTTGGTCCGTGGGAAGAACTTGATCAGTGTCCAGTGTGCGAATGGGAGGACGAGTCCGATTAGCAGACCCAGGGGCACGATGAGGTATCGGCCCTCGGTGCCGTAGACTTGCTTTGCGAGGGACCAGGTGATTGCTTGGCTGTTGAGGGATTGCACTGTTGAGCCGCTCCAGACGTTGTTCCCGATGGGGTCGAGGAGGATCTCGCGCTGGTTTGTGACGATTGTGATCATGATGGCGTAGTTGAGCCCGGCGCCGAGCAGGGTGCCGTAGACCTGCGTGGCGAACATGATTCTGTGCGGGACCTTGGTGTATTGCCCTACTTTGAGCCAGTTGGCGAGGTTCACGGACAGGAGGATGACCTGGTGAGACCAGCTGGCGAAGTAGAGGCCTGCGAGGGGCCGGCCGGGGTGGAGGGCGCCGGCGACCATTTTGGAGAGTTGGTTGGTGGACACGCCGGTGCCGTAGAGGCCGTAGAGAACGCAGGAGAATGGGGCAATGAAGGCGCCGAGGATCAGCGAGATGAGGTATCCCCATGCTGGGAGGGTGGTTTCTCCTTTTATCGTCACGATGAGgcccgcgaagaaggccagcaCGAAGGAGGCGATGTACCACCACATGGGGACTTCTTTGTACTTGAGCATGCCCTGGTAGTGGGGATCAGGCTGGGTTCTGCTTCGTGCCTGCTTCCATGCCAGGGCCATGTCTTTCCagtagaagatgaggacgtgTGTGATCAGGGCGCCGATGGCGAGGTTCTGCGTGAGATACCCCCAGACGGTGCTGGATGTTAAATTCGGCAGACCGACGTTGTCGAGCTTGTCGTAGTCGATCGTCCCCTCTGCGTTAATTACCGAATCAGGCGAGAAGGTGTCTCCATCACTCTTGAACAGCGAGGTCGACATGAAGGGAAACGACTTTGCATCCCACGCGTTGCCGTAGTATAACCCGGCCATCACCACGTAGAAGATCGCATACCCGATCCAGGAGTTTATCTGCTGCTTCAGGGGCAGTGAGATATACAGGCTTTGGATATACTGCCAGTCCAGCGAAAAGttcagcagccccagcccctcGTTGGAAGAGGCGCCTCCAAAGATGGTCGTGAAGATCTTCCTAGTATTCTCCGGCGCGCGCATCGACGCAAGACAAAAGACCGACAAACCCCCAAGCCAAGTTACCATATAAGCAGGGAATAGCTCCCAAACGGCCGCAAGTCCCAGGGTCCAGCCGAATTTTGTCAGTCGGCGTTTGTTGGCGCGCGGGTCAAAGTGCAGATTCTGATACAGGACCACCTGCGGCAGGGTCGACCAGTAGACCATCTCAGCAGGATAGACGATCAGCGGGCGCAGAAGACCTGCAAGCACGAATCCGCAGAGAGCAATGGAGAAAGTACTCAGGACGGCAGTCGATGCTGAGATGTGCACGTTGTAGAACAGCCGCTCGACGGCGTGCACCTCGACACCGGCAAGGCCATTGTTCCCCGAGGATGCAATGAGCGCGGCGACGACGTGCTCTTTGATTCCAAAGTGCTGGCCAGAGTTCAGGAACCGGAGAGTCTTTTGGACCCAGGGACGCGAGAATCGCTCCGGTCGGGGGGTAAAGATAGCCCACGCTTTACcaaagacgaagacgagaacTGGGCATGTTAGCGGTTAGGGCTGTCAATGCAGGGCAAAGACCACATACGCTGCAGAAACACCGCCGACACCTGCACTTGGTACGGCTTGAACACGTAGAGAATAGTGATCACACTGGACAGAGCAGTGAAGACGGTGCCCAGCACGATGGAGCGAAAGGTCAGCGCAGGATCCCCGTCATCGCGGTCAGAGATGATGAATTTCGAGACATCGGCGCCTACAAAGTCAGACTTGTCTCGTGTCGAGAGAGAATAACTGACCAGTGTGGATTACAGGGTGGCCCTTGACATATTGAACGTCGTCGTCCTGCCCGGCATTGTCGCTGTCCCTGTCCACGGCGGTTTCAACCACCGCGCTGTCTTTGTTAAGGGGAGCCATGGATCTGTACCTGAATGTCATTTAAAAGGGGGAGCGTGTTTATATCCGTCCTGCCGCTGCTCTACTGCTGGGTGACATTGCGATGGCGCAATCTGCACTTAAATGAGCGACCGGCTCCATAAACTCGCGGGAAAAGCCGGTGCCCTGTGAGATCTCTATTTATTAGTATCCAATGCCCTATCAACCCCCTTGGCAATGCTTGTCGTGATCACAGCGTCTGATGATCAAACCCATGCGGGGTCTCATTAACGCCATCAGCGTCGTAGATGGCGATCGCGACTGGGTGAAAGAGGGGCATTCCCTCTGCTCTTCGTCTAACTCTGCTGTCCATCTACTGATACTATCGCATATTGCACTTGCTAAAATGGCCCCTGTTGCAGTTATCGCGCCCGTGCCAGTTGGCCCGCCTGGCCAGCCTGATATCCAGTACCTGCCGGATCCCATCAAGTACGCCGCCCGCACAAAGcgacgccagcagcaagaccTCCCTCGGACGCTGCCAGAGGGGTTTCCGCAGAAGCTCGACTCTGATCTCGCCT
This region of Aspergillus puulaauensis MK2 DNA, chromosome 5, nearly complete sequence genomic DNA includes:
- a CDS encoding MDR family MFS transporter (COG:G;~EggNog:ENOG410Q1BN;~InterPro:IPR020846,IPR011701,IPR036259;~PFAM:PF07690;~TransMembrane:14 (i51-77o89-107i119-145o151-169i176-195o207-228i249-268o280-296i317-334o354-372i384-405o411-432i444-468o519-537i);~go_function: GO:0022857 - transmembrane transporter activity [Evidence IEA];~go_process: GO:0055085 - transmembrane transport [Evidence IEA]), with translation MATTTTEVHSLKNEPQGPQNEPPPTTIQTQPVEALDTNSLAEPNYPTGTKFWFTIIALAVVITLGGLDTNIVATAVPSITNDFHTVADVGWYASAFRLCSCAFQFVFAKMYKLFSIKIIFLLSNVIFLVGSLLCATAASSLMLIVGRAVTGLGFSGELAGCFAVLLHILPLERRPVFIGLMASVDLVAAMAAPVVGGALTQSLGWRWCFWINLPIGALSLTAIFFLFSDPRTRRDDGLTVGQKIRELDLISNCLFIPSLTALFIALSWAGTKYPWSDGKVIALFVVFGILLAAFVFNQYRRGDSAVLPFRIVKNRNVIAGFIYTACTNSMTMVLDWYLPTYYQLVLSKTTGESGYLMIPLLVGVMLGLMLQGIGTTTLGYYSPFMILGSICMPIAAGLMTTYSLHVSLAQIILYSLFAGFSGGIGLQGPQAAVQTTVNAADVNLAIGVILFSQSLGPAVFLAVAQVIFTNLLAGSLKSIVPGLTPKQIEELGLGDIKDLAPPHRLDETLGAMDSSLTRTWYLSVALGCTTIVGSLLVEWRSVKRKTS
- a CDS encoding putative oxidoreductase, short-chain dehydrogenase/reductase family (COG:Q;~EggNog:ENOG410PJPY;~InterPro:IPR002347,IPR036291,IPR020904;~PFAM:PF00106,PF13561,PF08659,PF01370;~go_function: GO:0016491 - oxidoreductase activity [Evidence IEA];~go_process: GO:0055114 - oxidation-reduction process [Evidence IEA]), yielding MSLSGKVVLITGASKGIGKAIAQRLASEGASVVLNYNTDAPSANELVQEIGQDRALAVQADASKLPDLDRLVDAAVTKFGKIDVLIPNAGIMPMRDLEHTTEEDFDRVYNITVKGPYFLAQKAAKHIPSGGRIVFVSTSVIGLSNIAPPYLLYGSAKGAVEQMSRIMAKDLARNGILVNCIAPGPTTTGLFLEGKSDQVLKAVAGNSPFGRIGEPDEIANAVYFLCGKDSNWVSGQVLRVNGAMA
- a CDS encoding OPT family oligopeptide transporter (COG:T;~EggNog:ENOG410PM2Z;~InterPro:IPR004813;~PFAM:PF03169;~TransMembrane:14 (o63-82i89-108o169-192i231-252o272-293i314-331o383-405i436-457o463-489i510-533o545-569i613-634o663-679i691-714o);~go_process: GO:0055085 - transmembrane transport [Evidence IEA]); translated protein: MAPLNKDSAVVETAVDRDSDNAGQDDDVQYVKGHPVIHTGADVSKFIISDRDDGDPALTFRSIVLGTVFTALSSVITILYVFKPYQVQVSAVFLQLLVFVFGKAWAIFTPRPERFSRPWVQKTLRFLNSGQHFGIKEHVVAALIASSGNNGLAGVEVHAVERLFYNVHISASTAVLSTFSIALCGFVLAGLLRPLIVYPAEMVYWSTLPQVVLYQNLHFDPRANKRRLTKFGWTLGLAAVWELFPAYMVTWLGGLSVFCLASMRAPENTRKIFTTIFGGASSNEGLGLLNFSLDWQYIQSLYISLPLKQQINSWIGYAIFYVVMAGLYYGNAWDAKSFPFMSTSLFKSDGDTFSPDSVINAEGTIDYDKLDNVGLPNLTSSTVWGYLTQNLAIGALITHVLIFYWKDMALAWKQARSRTQPDPHYQGMLKYKEVPMWWYIASFVLAFFAGLIVTIKGETTLPAWGYLISLILGAFIAPFSCVLYGLYGTGVSTNQLSKMVAGALHPGRPLAGLYFASWSHQVILLSVNLANWLKVGQYTKVPHRIMFATQVYGTLLGAGLNYAIMITIVTNQREILLDPIGNNVWSGSTVQSLNSQAITWSLAKQVYGTEGRYLIVPLGLLIGLVLPFAHWTLIKFFPRTKNWPLNTAIVASFAGDRYFGNTAWVWSAIAVGVFSQFWLRQRMPRIYNEYNYLIGAALDGGSQLIIFVLSFAVLGASGTERPFPTWWGNPEGNPDHCL